Below is a window of Longimicrobiaceae bacterium DNA.
GTCCAGCGAGCCCAGCGGCACCTCCCACAGCTTGCGCCCGGTGTCCAGGCTCACGGCCACGAGCGTGCCCCACGGCGGCCGCGTGCACGGCATGCCGCTGGGGCCGAACAGGATGCGGCGCCGCATCACGTACGGCGTGCCGCGCATCTGCGCGTACTCCCAGTCGCCGTTCGCGCGCTCGCCCGTGTCGCGCCGCCGGATCGCGGGCGCCGAGTCACGGGGGATGAGCTGCACCACCGCGGCGATGCGGTTCACGGGGATGATCGCGATGCGGCGCACGGGGTCGTACGCCAGGCCACCCCAGTGCGCGCCGCCCACGTTGCTGGGCAGGGCCAGCGTACCGCGCAGGCTGGGCGGCGTGAACGGACCGTCGTACCGCAACGCCGCCACCTGCGCGCGGCAGGCGGCCAGGTCCTCCGGCGTGGGGCCCCACACGTCTTCCGGGGCCAGGCGCTGCGGGCTCAGCGCCTCCACCGCGGACTGCGGCTGCGTGGGCCACGCCGTCTCGCCGGGCACGTCGCTGGCGGGCACCGGGCGCTCGGCCACAGGGAAGATGGGGACGCCCGTGCGCCGGTCCAGCACGAAGAGCTGCCCCGTC
It encodes the following:
- a CDS encoding PQQ-binding-like beta-propeller repeat protein, with amino-acid sequence TGQLFVLDRRTGVPIFPVAERPVPASDVPGETAWPTQPQSAVEALSPQRLAPEDVWGPTPEDLAACRAQVAALRYDGPFTPPSLRGTLALPSNVGGAHWGGLAYDPVRRIAIIPVNRIAAVVQLIPRDSAPAIRRRDTGERANGDWEYAQMRGTPYVMRRRILFGPSGMPCTRPPWGTLVAVSLDTGRKLWEVPLGSLDEYASAKAGHAVHLPPGSPNLGGPIVTAGGVVFVGATVDHYLRAFDVETGRELWKGALPAAGKATPMTFRLPGGRQTVVIAAGGDGKIFGHSDAFAAFALPGDAGKAGAPRRR